A single Glycine soja cultivar W05 chromosome 14, ASM419377v2, whole genome shotgun sequence DNA region contains:
- the LOC114383105 gene encoding ferritin-4, chloroplastic, whose product MLLRTAAASASSLSLFSPNAEPPRSVPARGLVVRAAKGSTNHRALTGVIFEPFEEVKKELDLVPTVPQASLARQKYVDESESAVNEQINVEYNVSYVYHAMFAYFDRDNVALRGLAKFFKESSEEEREHAEKLMEYQNKRGGKVKLQSIVMPLSDFDHADKGDALHAMELALSLEKLTNEKLLNLHSVATKNGDVQLADFVETEYLGEQVEAIKRISEYVAQLRRVGKGHGVWHFDQMLLHEGGDAA is encoded by the exons ATGCTTCTCCGAACCGCTGCTGCTTCTGCTTCGTCCCTCTCCCTCTTCAGCCCGAACGCCGAACCTCCCCGTTCGGTTCCCGCTCGTGGATTGGTGGTTCGCGCAGCGAAAGGATCCACGAACCACCGCGCCCTGACCGGAGTGATTTTTGAACCGTTCGAAGAGGTGAAGAAGGAGCTCGATCTCGTTCCCACCGTTCCGCAAGCTTCTCTCGCGCGCCAAAAATACGTTGACGAATCTGAGTCCGCCGTTAACGAACAAATCAA tGTGGAGTATAACGTTTCGTACGTTTACCATGCCATGTTTGCGTACTTCGATAGGGACAACGTTGCGCTGAGAGGACTTGCCAA GTTTTTTAAGGAAtcgagtgaagaagaaagagagcATGCCGAGAAATTGATGGAGTATCAG AACAAACGTGGTGGAAAAGTGAAGTTGCAGTCAATTGTGATGCCGCTTTCTGATTTTGATCATGCAGATAAGGGAGATGCGCTGCACG CAATGGAACTCGCTCTGTCATTAGAGAAGCTAACCAACGAGAAGCTCCTTAACTTGCACAGT GTTGCCACAAAGAATGGTGACGTGCAGTTGGCTGACTTCGTGGAAACTGAGTATCTGGGTGAACAG GTGGAAGCCATCAAAAGAATATCCGAGTATGTTGCTCAGCTCAGAAGAGTTGGCAAAGGACATG GTGTTTGGCACTTTGATCAGATGCTCCTCCACGAGGGAGGAGATGCAGCTTGA